One region of Gossypium raimondii isolate GPD5lz chromosome 6, ASM2569854v1, whole genome shotgun sequence genomic DNA includes:
- the LOC105773853 gene encoding cytochrome b561 and DOMON domain-containing protein At5g47530, with translation MARMLELALYLCLFMCLILTCYAQTCAKYAFSSNRVFKSCTHLPVLNSFLHYNYDVSGKLEIAYRHTGITSSRWVAWAINPTSKAMVGSQALVAYQLSDGSMRAYTSPITQYQTQLQEGELSFDVSDLSATYANNEIIIFATLGFPSNDTTLNQVWQEGAMSGNTPQMHATSGPNVQSMGTLNLLSRQAGTIGGRTSTQRKQDIHGVLNAVSWGILMPLGAIIARYLKVFKSADPAWFYLHASCQFSAYVVGVAGWSTGLKLGSESPGIQYDAHRTIGIILFCLGTLQVFALLVRPKPDHKYRVYWNIYHHLVGYTVVILSVINIFKGLDILEHEKKWKNAYIGVIIALACSGVVLEAYTWFLVLRRKRSESAGKLSHGINGAHGNGVNAHTANC, from the exons ATGGCAAGAATGCTAGAACTTGCTTTATATCTCTGTCTTTTTATGTGTTTGATTTTAACATGCTATGCACAAACTTGTGCCAAGTATGCCTTCTCTAGCAACCGTGTCTTCAAGTCATGCACTCATCTTCCTGTCTTAAATTCCTTCCTTCATTATAACTATGACGTTTCAGGGAAGCTGGAGATTGCCTATAGGCACACTGGGATCACTTCCTCTAGATGGGTTGCATGGGCCATAAATCCAACATCCAAAGCTATGGTGGGGTCGCAGGCACTTGTTGCCTATCAACTGAGTGATGGAAGCATGAGAGCCTACACATCGCCTATTACTCAATACCAAACACAGCTGCAAGAAGGTGAGCTTAGTTTTGATGTCTCGGACTTATCGGCAACGTATGCGAACAATGAGATTATCATATTTGCTACTTTGGGTTTTCCCAGTAATGACACTACTCTGAATCAAGTTTGGCAAGAAGGTGCCATGTCTGGGAACACCCCACAAATGCATGCTACTTCTGGTCCTAACGTTCAGTCCATGGGGACCTTGAATCTGCTTTCTCGTCAGGCTGGAACAATTGGAGGAAGAACCTCAACACAAAGAAAGCAAGAC ATTCATGGGGTGCTAAACGCAGTGAGTTGGGGTATCTTGATGCCATTAGGTGCTATAATAGCAAGGTACTTGAAGGTATTCAAATCCGCTGATCCTGCATGGTTTTATCTGCACGCTTCATGTCAGTTTTCAGCCTATGTCGTTGGTGTTGCCGGTTGGAGTACGGGTCTAAAACTAGGCAGTGAATCTCCCGGTATCCAATATGATGCTCATAGAACCATTGGGATCATACTTTTCTGTCTTGGAACACTTCAG GTGTTTGCTTTGCTTGTAAGGCCAAAACCAGACCACAAATACAGAGTCTACTGGAATATATATCACCATTTGGTGGGATATACAGTTGTAATCCTTAGTGTCATCAACATATTCAAGGGATTGGACATCCTGGAACATGAGAAGAAGTGGAAGAATGCTTATATTGGAGTCATAATAGCTTTGGCATGCAGTGGTGTCGTGTTGGAAGCCTACACATGGTTTCTTGTACTAAGGAGGAAAAGGTCAGAAAGTGCAGGAAAGCTGTCGCATGGTATCAATGGAGCACATGGAAATGGGGTTAACGCCCACACTGCGAACTGCTAA